One Trichormus variabilis 0441 genomic window, TTGATTCATTTCAATGCGTAAGTCACGATTTACTTGACAGAAATCAAAGAATTGTTCATCTGTCATTTGCATTGATGGTGGCATTTGGATGACAAAGGGAGATGACAGCATCATAGTTCCACATCTGACTTTATTTTCCATTCTTACGTAAATACAAAAAAACGCAAAGATAAAGCTTTGCGTCTTGTAAACAAATTGACTTAAAAATTTATCTACTCAATATTGAGTAGTTATTCTCACTCGGCAATCATTATTTGTTAGGTTGAGGAGTTAACCGCAGATAGGGTTTGACTACTTCGTAACCTTTGGGGAATTTTTCTTTCAAGACTTCAGGGTCTTTGAGGGAGGGGACGATAACAACCTTGTCGCCATCTTTCCAGTCTGCTGGGGTGGCTACGCTGTAGTTATCGGTGAGTTGCAAGGAATCAATTACCCGCAACAGTTCATCAAAGTTACGTCCGGTGCTGGGGGGATAGGTGAATGAAAGACGCAGTTTTTTGTTGGGATCAATCACAAATACTGAACGCACTGTTACAGCTGCGTTAGCGTTGGGGTGAATCATGTCGTAAAGGTCGGAAACTTTACGATCTGCGTCTGCCAAAATGGGGTAATTAAGGGTGGTGCTTTGAGTTTCTTCGATGTCGCCTACCCAGCCTTTGTGAGATTCTACATCATCAACGCTGAGAGCGATCGCTTTCACATTGCGTTTGTCAAATTCTGGTTTCAGTTTGGCAACTGTTCCTAATTCTGTTGTGCAAACTGGAGTATAGTCAGCAGGGTGAGAAAACAGCACAACCCAGCTGTCACCAGCCCATTCATAAAAATCTATATCGCCGTGTGTTGAGGCTTGTGTAAAGTTGGGTACTGTATCACCAAGACGGAGAGCCATAAGAGATTCCCTGTAGTTAAGTAAGGCCTATGTATTCTATCTTGCCATAAAGGCAAAACAACATCGGTTTCCCCATCGGCTTTTAGTGGTTTTTAACAAAATTTTAATTTCTTAACCCTAAAGAAGTCTGTCTTGATGGGGAATAATACTGACGAGTTCTGATTATCACACAAATAGGATGTATTTTTTCCTGAGCGTTTATTAATTTGTTTTGCAAGTTTTCAGGAATCGTCTGGTAAGGATTTGTGGTTGTGATGGGTATTGGTGTAATCAGGCACTAATATTGTGTTAATAAATGTATGGCTAGTAGTTGGATAGTGCAGAGATTTTAAATAAACGACTTGCTGGGATAAATACATGATTCTCAAAGGGTCTTGGTTAAATACACGCCTTGTAGCAGTTTTAGGTGTCCTGTTACTAACCGCTTGTAGCAGTAACCCCAACTCAACAGATAATTTTACGGGTTTAAAGATCAAAGTTTTAGTTGGCAGCGCCTTGGGGGATTTTTGTAACCAAGCTGCAAAAAATTTTAATGCAACGCAACCTAAGTTAGATAATGGTAATGCTTTACGGGTGGAATGTGAGGCGCAAGGTAGCGGTGATGTTGTTACTAAGTTGCTAGGATTGACCACTCAACTAAAAAACGGCACTTTACAACCTGATGGGGCAGATTTTCCCACAATAATTTCCCTGGATGGAGATATATATCACAGTCAGTTAATTTACCGAATCAACCAAGTTTTTCCGGGGCAAAATTACATTCCGGAAATTACCGATGCGCCATTGCTGGCTAATAGTCCAATGGTATTTATGGCACAGGCGGATGTGGCTGGCGGTTTGCAGAAAGTACCTGATGCTTATAAGGCTTTAGTGACAGCGAAAACTCACCGCGATATAGACCCTGCTTCACCATCGTTAACAGTTAATTACGTCCACACTGCACCGACTCGTTCTAATTCGGGGTTGCAAACTTTAGTAGCTCAGTATACTAGTGTGTCTGGAAAGCGTCCTGAAGAATTAACCATTGCTGATGTGCAGACTTTTCAGCCGCAAATTCAGCAAATCCAAAGTAAGATTACTCGTTACGGTGTTTCTACTAATTCTCTGGCTCAAGCGATGGTGAAAAACGGGCCGTTTTGGGCTTCTGTGGGGTCTGTGTATGAATCGAGTGTGATTGCTGCAAATTCCAGCTTGCAACCAGGACAGGAGCGTTATCAGGCAGTGTACCCCAAGACAACGTTTACTTCTAATATGCGAGCAATTGTGCCGAATGCGCCTTGGGTGAGTGCTGATGAGAAGGCTGGTGCAGAGAAGTTTATCACTTATTGGCGATCGCCTGATACTCAGAAAATTGCCCCAGATTTAGGTCTGCGACCAG contains:
- a CDS encoding peroxiredoxin, producing MALRLGDTVPNFTQASTHGDIDFYEWAGDSWVVLFSHPADYTPVCTTELGTVAKLKPEFDKRNVKAIALSVDDVESHKGWVGDIEETQSTTLNYPILADADRKVSDLYDMIHPNANAAVTVRSVFVIDPNKKLRLSFTYPPSTGRNFDELLRVIDSLQLTDNYSVATPADWKDGDKVVIVPSLKDPEVLKEKFPKGYEVVKPYLRLTPQPNK
- a CDS encoding VWA domain-containing protein, whose amino-acid sequence is MILKGSWLNTRLVAVLGVLLLTACSSNPNSTDNFTGLKIKVLVGSALGDFCNQAAKNFNATQPKLDNGNALRVECEAQGSGDVVTKLLGLTTQLKNGTLQPDGADFPTIISLDGDIYHSQLIYRINQVFPGQNYIPEITDAPLLANSPMVFMAQADVAGGLQKVPDAYKALVTAKTHRDIDPASPSLTVNYVHTAPTRSNSGLQTLVAQYTSVSGKRPEELTIADVQTFQPQIQQIQSKITRYGVSTNSLAQAMVKNGPFWASVGSVYESSVIAANSSLQPGQERYQAVYPKTTFTSNMRAIVPNAPWVSADEKAGAEKFITYWRSPDTQKIAPDLGLRPGTPGVALGAKFSPEFGVVAQAKYDSLRPPKPEVVDAMLKSWQEASKKPSLVVVVVDSSGSMEGNKLPAVQNTLQNYIKNLGKKEQIALIDFDSEIREPVLVDGTPQGRDRGVQFISGLRADGGTKLYDAAIQARNWLQKNRRQGAINAVLILTDGEDSGSKISLDNLSAELQKSGFSTDQRIGFFTVGYGEEGEFNPDALKKIAELNGGYYSKGDPETISRLMSDLQVEF